TTGAAGCCTCAACTTGAATCGTTTTTGGTTAGTAATGACGGAAGTATTGACGAAGCTGATATCACGAAGATGTTACACTATTATGCTTTTGGTGTGCCATCTATCGTAGGAGAAGGATTCTGTACGCTGAGAGGTTTCCCTATGTCACCTACAGAAAGAGCGTGTACCACTCTCCAAGGAGCACTTACGGGTATTTATGATGACCTTTTTGATCGATATACACATTTAGATCCTGCTGTATTCCACAAGGCTTTACACAACTTGAACCTACTTCCTAAGCGTAGTTCTTTCTATCAGTTATGTCATGCCTTAATAGAGCAAATGTTGGATGCCGTACCTGACATAAATTACTTCCATTGGGCAGCAGACAAAGTCTACCAAGCTCAAGTAGAAAGTTTAAAACAACATAACTGGAACTTAACAGAAAAAGAACTGCTTGAAATCACACTTAAGAAAGGTGGGGATTCTTTACTTTTTTATAGGAGTGCCTTCGGTCATCCACTCAGTCCTGAAGAGAGAGAAGCTATTTATAGTTTAGGAGGATTGATGCAATTAGGTAATGACATTTTTGATACATATAAAGACCTGCAAGAAAGTGTTCAAACACTGATGACTAGCAATTGCGACATCCAAAAAATACGCAAGGAATTCTCATCACAACTTGATACATGTGTACAAATGTTGAATAGCCTTCCATATCCAGTAAAAAATAAGCATCAATTTATCAGAAAGCTCCTACTGGGAATCAGCAGGTGCTTTGTTTGCCTTGATCAGTTTGAAACACTTCAAAGAAAAAATAACGGCAAATTCATACCTCAAAAATTCAGCAGAAAACAACTGATTTGTGATATGGAAAAACCTCAAAACCTACTAAAATCCATGAGATATTATTTGCAATATTGTAACTTGTGACAATTTGTTTACCTATCCAAAAAGCAAACTACAAAATAACATTTGGTGGTAGTTTTTCAGCTTATCAATCATATGTATTACGCAAAGAAAATAAACAACTGTATACTGCTTCTTTTGGCGCTACTCTTACCTGCTTTGACATTGGCACAACGGAATCCTGCCATTGACAGCCTGTATTTGAAGCTTCATTATGCAGAGAAGGACTCTAATAGAGTCGAACTACTTCTTCAGATTGCCAAGTCATATGGTACCTCCAACCCTGATTCAGCACTTCATATTGCTGATGAGGCCTTAAAAGAGAGTAGTCGAATTGGCTTCCAGGGTGGTATTGCTAGAGCTTACCGTACCAGGGGTAATTGTTATTTCTTTAAAGCTGATTACCCTGAAGCATTACAGGACTATCATGAGTCCAAGCATATTTTTGAGCAGCTGAATGATACTGTAGGAATAGCGGGTTCTTTGCAGAATATTGGCAAAACCCATGAAAGGCAAAATGATATCCCAAAAGCGGAGAATGCCTACAGAACTGCCTTGCATCTACTTGACGTTAGCGGTAACAAATACGCCAAATCGTTTGCTTTTGGAAATATGGCGAACCTCTGCTTCTTTCTTCAAAAATACGACTCTGCTCTATACTACCACGACAAAGCCTTAGCCCTAAGAAAACAACTCAAAGCTAAAAACCTCATCGGGTATAGTTACAACGATATAGCCATCGTTTACTCAGCGAAAGGTGATATCGAAAAAGGCTTAGAGTATTATAGAAAAGCACACAACCTGATGGTCAAAGCCAATGAAAAATGGGGACTCGCATCTGTAAAAGAATCGATTGCGGAAACCCTTTATCGGTTAAACAACCCTGACAGTGCTCTATACTATAGCCAAGAAGCCTATAAGATAGCCAATAC
This portion of the Limibacter armeniacum genome encodes:
- a CDS encoding class 1 isoprenoid biosynthesis enzyme; protein product: MERATPMELSFFYIQNSHLPPPLGSDKAPTTFSKYPFTYISTSNNYSLSSEKFYKIRQIRMHSPSKYYWLLITFKRLLNDVSNQKQYIRTHLKPQLESFLVSNDGSIDEADITKMLHYYAFGVPSIVGEGFCTLRGFPMSPTERACTTLQGALTGIYDDLFDRYTHLDPAVFHKALHNLNLLPKRSSFYQLCHALIEQMLDAVPDINYFHWAADKVYQAQVESLKQHNWNLTEKELLEITLKKGGDSLLFYRSAFGHPLSPEEREAIYSLGGLMQLGNDIFDTYKDLQESVQTLMTSNCDIQKIRKEFSSQLDTCVQMLNSLPYPVKNKHQFIRKLLLGISRCFVCLDQFETLQRKNNGKFIPQKFSRKQLICDMEKPQNLLKSMRYYLQYCNL